The window GCTGTCGCGGATATGAATGCCTTCAATCGAGCGCGCCGAGCCTTTAATATGCCTGCCATCCTGATCGGCGGCAAACACGATTGCAGGCCGGTGAAACTGCTCTTTCAGCCGCCCAGCCACAATCCCGATCACGCCCTGATGCCAGTGCGGCTCAAACATGATCAGCGCCGGCGGCAAGTTATCCTGATCCAGCTGCAGCTTAGCCAATTCCGCCAGCGCCTCCTGCTTCATCTGGCTTTCCACCTGGCGGCGCTCGACATTCAGCTGATTCAGCTGCTGCGCCAAGGGATAGGCGCTTTGCATGTCAGGCGCAAGCAGGCATTCAATGCCGATGTCCATGGTTTCCATGCGCCCGGCCGCATTGATGCGCGGGCCAAGCACAAAGCCCAGATCCTGCGCTTTCAGCTGCGCGGGATCACGGGCGGCGATGTCCAGCAGGGCGCTGATGCCGGCCCGGCCCAGGCCCTGCTGAATGCGCTTTAAGCCGGCATCGACCAGAATCCGGTTGTTGTAGTCCAGGCTGGCCACATCGGCATAGGTGCCCAAGGCCACCAGATCCAGATAGCCGGCCACTTTGGCCGAAGCTTTGCCCTGCCTGGCGCGCAGGCTGGACAGCGCGGCCAGCACATAAAATGCCACGCCCACGCCGGCCAGCGCCTTGCTGGGAAACCCGCAGCCGGGCTGATTCGGGTTGACCACCGCTTCCGCCGTCGGCGTGGCTTTAGTGGTGAGATGATGATCGGTAATGATCACCTGCATGCCGTGCGCCTGCGCCTGCGCTACGCCGGCATGGCTGGAAATGCCATTGTCCACGGTAATCAGCAGATCCGGGCGGAAGGCTTCAAAAGCCAAATCGGCAATTGCCGGAGTCAGCCCGTAGCCGTATTTAAAGCGGTCGGGCACCAGATAATCGGCATGCGCGCCCATTTCGCGCAAAGCCAGAATCATCAGCGCCGTGCTGGTGGCGCCATCGGCATCATAATCGCCGACAATCACAATTTTCTTCTGCTGATCTATCGCCTGATCCATCAGCTGCACCGCTTCCGGCAGCCCTTTCATGCCGGGCGCCAGCAGATGCTTCAGCTTCAGCTCAAGCTCCTGTTCCGACGCCACCCCGCGGCGCGCTAAAATCTGCGCAATAAACGGCGCAACGCCCTGAATGCTTTCAGGGCGCGTGATCAATGGCCTTTGCTGAATTAAAAGCTGCGGCACTTAAGGCATCAGCCGCTGCAGCGTCCAAACGCCATCGGCTTTTTCATAGCGCAGGCGGTCATGCAGGCGGTTCGGGCGGCCCTGCCAGAACTCATAATAGTCCGGCTGCAGGCGGAAACCGCCCCAGAATTCCGGCTTGGCCAAAACCGCCTTGTCCGCCACCTGATCCTGCAGGTCCTGAAACCGGCGCTGCAGCGTTTCACGGCTGTCAATCACCCCGCTCTGCGGCGTGCTGATATGGGCCGCGATCTGACTGTCGCGCGGGCGCTTGCGGTAATAGGCGGCCGACTCGTCTTCAGGGATCTTTTCCACCTTGCCGCTGACCCGCACCTGGCGCTCCAGCTCAGGCCAGTAAAACAGCAGTTCGGCATAGGGATTTTCGGCTAAATCCGCGCCTTTCTGGCTGTCATAGTTGCTGTAAAAGTCATAGCCGGCCTCTGCGGCGCCGCGCAGCAGCACCGTGCGCACATGCGGGCGGCCCTGCGCATTGGCGGTAGCCAGATACATGGCATAGGGTTCATGCAGCTTGGCTTCCAGCGCCAGATTGAACCAGTCCAGAAACTGCGCATGCGGGTTTTGCGCCGCCTGCGCTTCATGCAGCTCGCCTTTCTGATAGCTGAGGCGCAGCTCGCTTAAATCTTTAATGACATCGCTCATGGCATCTCCCCTTAAGCTGCGTTCGCGCGCACGGCATCGGCCAAATGATTCGCCAAGGCCGTCACTTCTTCCAGCTCTTCGCCTTCCACCATCACCCGGATAACCGGCTCTGTGCCGGATTTGCGGATTAAGATGCGCCCGCGCCCTTTCAGCTGCTGTTCCGCTTTGTCAAATTCCGCGGCTAAAGCCGGCACGGCGTAGGGGTCAAACATCTGGCTCAGGCGCACATTGACCAGCACGTTCGGCAGCAGATTGAAGCCTGCGGTCAGTTCATGCAGCGCTTTCTGCTGCGCCACCATTACGGTTAAAACCTGCAGCGAGGCGATGATTGCATCGCCCGTGGTGCTCTTGTCCAGCGTCAGAATATGGCCTGAAGGCTCGCCGCCGATGCTCCAGCCCTTGTCGTCCAGCGCCTGCAGCACATAGCGGTCGCCGACGCTCGCGCGCACAAAAGGCACCTGC is drawn from Acinetobacter sp. WCHAc010034 and contains these coding sequences:
- the recJ gene encoding single-stranded-DNA-specific exonuclease RecJ encodes the protein MPQLLIQQRPLITRPESIQGVAPFIAQILARRGVASEQELELKLKHLLAPGMKGLPEAVQLMDQAIDQQKKIVIVGDYDADGATSTALMILALREMGAHADYLVPDRFKYGYGLTPAIADLAFEAFRPDLLITVDNGISSHAGVAQAQAHGMQVIITDHHLTTKATPTAEAVVNPNQPGCGFPSKALAGVGVAFYVLAALSSLRARQGKASAKVAGYLDLVALGTYADVASLDYNNRILVDAGLKRIQQGLGRAGISALLDIAARDPAQLKAQDLGFVLGPRINAAGRMETMDIGIECLLAPDMQSAYPLAQQLNQLNVERRQVESQMKQEALAELAKLQLDQDNLPPALIMFEPHWHQGVIGIVAGRLKEQFHRPAIVFAADQDGRHIKGSARSIEGIHIRDSIERIAEQHPHLVSHFGGHAAAAGLTILKENFAAFKAEFEQLMAGQDSSLFQAVLWTDGALPDEALQTATADALQQLTPWGQQFPAPVFEGRFKLLDYRWLKDAHLKLRLALASGQALEAIAFNAAGKYAFDPAQGQVRLVYELDKNTFNGVTSLQLRVLHLEQ
- the pdxH gene encoding pyridoxamine 5'-phosphate oxidase, translating into MSDVIKDLSELRLSYQKGELHEAQAAQNPHAQFLDWFNLALEAKLHEPYAMYLATANAQGRPHVRTVLLRGAAEAGYDFYSNYDSQKGADLAENPYAELLFYWPELERQVRVSGKVEKIPEDESAAYYRKRPRDSQIAAHISTPQSGVIDSRETLQRRFQDLQDQVADKAVLAKPEFWGGFRLQPDYYEFWQGRPNRLHDRLRYEKADGVWTLQRLMP